From Desulforhopalus sp., one genomic window encodes:
- the pheS gene encoding phenylalanine--tRNA ligase subunit alpha produces the protein MEHQLQSLEAEAKKNLEQLTDSGQLEEFRVRFLGRKGDFSTLMRQLGSVPAEDRPRVGQLANNIKAEIEVLFEAKKVALSGAAEGIACRTTPDLTLPGRHPATGRLHPVTQVMRDTCAIFESLGFSVAEGPDVELDYYNFEALNIPAHHPARDMHDTFYISESVLLRTHTSPMQARIMEKQAPPLRVIAPGKVYRCDSDITHTPMFHQVEGFLVDKNISFADLKGVLTVFTRKMFEKELPLRFRPSFFPFTEPSAEVDIACVICGGSGCRVCKKTGWLEILGSGMIDPEVFKMVGYDPEVYSGFAFGLGIERIAMLKYGIDDIRLFYENDQRFLSQF, from the coding sequence ATGGAACACCAGTTACAAAGCTTGGAAGCCGAGGCCAAGAAAAATCTTGAACAGTTAACCGACAGCGGACAACTTGAGGAATTTCGTGTCCGTTTTCTCGGACGGAAAGGTGACTTCAGCACCCTCATGCGCCAGCTTGGGTCTGTGCCCGCTGAAGACCGCCCCCGCGTCGGGCAACTCGCGAACAACATAAAAGCCGAAATTGAGGTTCTTTTTGAAGCAAAAAAGGTTGCCCTCTCCGGCGCGGCTGAAGGAATTGCCTGCAGAACAACTCCCGACCTTACGTTGCCCGGGCGGCACCCCGCCACCGGCAGGCTGCATCCGGTTACTCAGGTCATGCGGGATACCTGTGCGATCTTCGAGAGTCTCGGATTCTCTGTTGCCGAAGGCCCGGATGTCGAGCTTGATTACTACAACTTCGAAGCGCTGAACATTCCGGCCCACCACCCGGCCAGGGACATGCACGATACCTTCTATATCAGCGAATCGGTACTGCTTCGCACCCATACCTCGCCGATGCAGGCCCGGATCATGGAGAAACAGGCGCCGCCTCTCAGGGTTATTGCCCCGGGCAAGGTATACCGTTGTGATTCCGATATCACCCATACCCCGATGTTTCATCAGGTGGAAGGTTTCCTGGTCGACAAAAATATCTCCTTCGCCGATCTCAAGGGTGTGTTGACCGTCTTCACCAGAAAAATGTTTGAAAAAGAATTGCCCCTTCGTTTCCGGCCATCGTTTTTCCCCTTTACCGAACCAAGCGCCGAGGTGGACATAGCCTGCGTTATCTGCGGCGGTTCCGGTTGCCGGGTCTGCAAAAAAACAGGATGGCTGGAAATACTCGGCTCCGGCATGATTGATCCGGAGGTTTTTAAAATGGTCGGTTATGATCCCGAGGTCTACAGCGGTTTCGCCTTTGGCCTGGGTATCGAACGTATCGCTATGCTCAAGTACGGGATTGACGACATTCGACTGTTTTACGAAAACGATCAACGTTTTCTTTCACAGTTCTAG
- the pheT gene encoding phenylalanine--tRNA ligase subunit beta, whose amino-acid sequence MKLTLDWLQNYVDLDGLTPEKLADHLTMLGLEVDAVSPLYEELAPLRTGLVVAAEKHPDADKLTVCQVQIGDETHQIVCGAPNVRKGLAVVVALPGVVLPGDLKIGKSKIRGVASAGMICSERELGLSTAHDGIMELPENTKHGQSFIEALGLKDTFIEVDLTPNRPDCASVIGIAREVAGVLRKPLVLPVHGAKIDNTSKEFSVEVESADLCPRYAARLIKNVRIAPSPWWLRKRLLSIGQRPINNIVDITNFVMMEYGQPLHAFDFATLSGQKIVVRAPRQDEMTFTTLDGSARQLSPEMMMICDGEKPVAVAGIMGGQNSEVSEGTTTILLESACFNPVSIRRTARKLNLASEASYRFERGVDPEGTVNALNRAVQLICEVAGGKAPDGGVDCYGGKKTAPAITLSVARTMSLLGITITASEIADRLGSIGLPCRLQSEEIIVVDPPSFRMDIEREADLIEEVARLYGYNKIPITLPKVDLSYPEQDSERKQRLRIADKLAAAGFSEAINYSFVSEKHGEMCNLANDDPRYQVVPLLNPISEEQSVLRTMLLPGLLDNVRRNINFQKTDIKLFEIGKVFQPAGDNLQPIETMRFTGVLSGNRHGESSPLYFKQEEVDIFDTKGCVEYIIREIGLLPATADDAVQFVAPEDGCGEPYAEAGYSLDVFHGAQKLGFLGKVRPEVLRRFAIKHNVYFFDLDFQALCRQKAVDKKFTSLPVYPSVKRDIALVVPDSVSSGELLEAVRKHPDKLIESCELFDIFQGGKIPQGQKSVALSITYRSPSKTLTEKNVEKSHEKIVRLLTEQFGGTFRNA is encoded by the coding sequence ATGAAGCTTACTCTTGACTGGTTGCAAAACTATGTGGATCTTGACGGCCTGACGCCCGAGAAGCTTGCCGACCATCTTACCATGCTCGGCCTGGAAGTTGACGCCGTAAGCCCACTCTACGAAGAGCTCGCCCCGCTGCGCACCGGCCTTGTCGTTGCCGCCGAGAAACATCCCGATGCCGACAAACTGACGGTTTGTCAGGTACAGATCGGCGACGAGACGCACCAGATAGTCTGCGGAGCACCCAATGTCCGCAAAGGCCTGGCGGTAGTGGTCGCCCTCCCCGGCGTGGTTTTGCCTGGTGACCTGAAGATCGGCAAATCAAAGATCCGGGGAGTCGCTTCCGCCGGTATGATCTGCTCGGAACGAGAACTTGGCCTCAGTACCGCTCACGACGGCATCATGGAGCTGCCGGAAAACACCAAGCATGGTCAATCCTTTATTGAGGCACTCGGCCTGAAAGACACCTTTATCGAGGTTGATCTCACCCCTAATCGCCCCGACTGCGCCTCGGTCATCGGCATCGCCAGGGAAGTAGCCGGAGTTCTCCGTAAACCTCTCGTACTGCCCGTGCACGGAGCCAAGATCGACAATACCAGCAAGGAATTTTCGGTCGAGGTTGAGTCCGCTGATCTCTGCCCTCGATATGCCGCCCGGCTGATCAAGAACGTCAGAATTGCCCCCTCGCCCTGGTGGCTCCGCAAGCGGCTGCTGAGCATTGGCCAAAGGCCGATCAACAACATCGTCGACATCACCAACTTTGTCATGATGGAATACGGCCAACCACTGCACGCCTTTGACTTCGCCACCCTATCCGGGCAGAAAATCGTCGTTCGGGCACCTCGGCAGGACGAGATGACCTTTACCACCCTGGACGGCTCAGCCCGTCAGCTGAGCCCCGAGATGATGATGATCTGCGATGGCGAAAAACCTGTGGCCGTAGCCGGTATCATGGGTGGCCAGAATTCTGAGGTGAGCGAGGGTACCACCACTATTCTTTTGGAAAGCGCCTGTTTCAATCCGGTTTCGATTCGCCGCACCGCCCGGAAGCTCAATCTGGCATCGGAGGCCTCCTACCGTTTTGAGCGCGGGGTGGATCCGGAGGGAACCGTCAATGCCCTGAACCGTGCCGTGCAACTGATCTGTGAAGTGGCAGGCGGCAAAGCACCCGATGGCGGCGTCGATTGCTATGGCGGAAAGAAAACTGCACCGGCCATAACACTCAGTGTCGCAAGAACCATGTCCCTCCTCGGCATCACCATCACCGCCAGCGAAATAGCCGATCGCTTGGGATCCATCGGCTTGCCCTGCCGTCTACAGAGTGAGGAAATTATTGTTGTTGACCCGCCCTCCTTCCGTATGGATATAGAGCGGGAGGCCGATCTCATTGAGGAGGTTGCCAGGCTGTACGGTTACAATAAAATCCCTATCACCCTGCCCAAGGTCGACCTGAGCTACCCGGAACAGGACAGTGAGCGCAAACAACGGCTGCGCATTGCAGACAAGCTTGCCGCGGCCGGTTTCAGCGAGGCGATAAACTACAGTTTCGTCTCGGAAAAGCACGGCGAGATGTGCAATCTCGCAAATGATGATCCGCGGTATCAGGTGGTGCCCCTGCTCAATCCGATCAGTGAAGAGCAATCGGTGCTTCGTACCATGCTGTTACCCGGGTTGCTTGACAATGTCCGGCGAAATATCAATTTCCAGAAAACCGATATCAAACTCTTCGAGATAGGCAAGGTGTTCCAGCCGGCCGGAGACAATCTCCAGCCGATCGAGACCATGCGCTTTACCGGTGTACTCTCCGGCAATCGCCATGGTGAGAGCTCACCACTCTATTTCAAACAAGAAGAGGTTGATATCTTTGACACTAAAGGCTGTGTCGAATATATCATCAGGGAAATTGGCCTGTTGCCTGCCACCGCAGACGATGCGGTCCAATTCGTCGCCCCGGAAGACGGATGCGGCGAGCCCTATGCAGAGGCAGGCTACTCCCTTGATGTTTTTCATGGGGCGCAAAAACTCGGTTTTCTTGGCAAGGTAAGACCCGAGGTGTTGCGGCGGTTCGCCATCAAACACAATGTCTACTTCTTCGACCTCGATTTCCAGGCACTTTGCCGGCAAAAGGCCGTCGATAAAAAATTTACCAGCCTACCTGTATATCCCTCAGTTAAACGAGATATCGCGCTGGTGGTACCGGACAGCGTTTCTTCCGGCGAACTCCTTGAGGCAGTACGCAAGCATCCGGACAAGCTCATCGAGAGCTGTGAATTATTTGATATTTTCCAAGGTGGAAAAATCCCGCAGGGCCAAAAAAGCGTCGCCCTGAGTATTACTTACCGATCACCAAGCAAGACCTTAACCGAAAAAAACGTGGAGAAATCCCACGAAAAAATAGTACGCTTACTGACAGAGCAATTTGGGGGTACATTTCGTAATGCATGA
- a CDS encoding integration host factor subunit alpha translates to MHDTGNNLTRKELTETLANQLGFSQSSCSLIVDSFLDNMKQLMLDGQSIKLVHFGTFTVRNKSPRRGRNPRTGDTITIKKRQAISFRPSKKLRELVNSPEAATKN, encoded by the coding sequence ATGCATGACACAGGCAATAATTTAACCAGGAAGGAACTGACCGAGACACTTGCCAATCAACTCGGCTTCTCGCAGAGCAGCTGCTCCCTTATCGTTGACAGCTTCCTCGATAATATGAAGCAACTTATGCTTGACGGGCAGTCGATCAAGCTCGTTCATTTCGGTACATTTACCGTCAGGAACAAATCGCCGCGAAGAGGAAGAAATCCGCGAACCGGCGATACCATTACCATTAAGAAGCGACAGGCCATTAGTTTTCGGCCCAGCAAAAAGCTGAGGGAACTGGTCAATAGCCCGGAAGCCGCTACTAAAAACTGA